One stretch of Pseudomonas sp. NC02 DNA includes these proteins:
- a CDS encoding PLP-dependent aminotransferase family protein has translation MPALEPPLSFNPAGIELDRRQGLTRQLYQALRQRVLDGRLVSGTRLPASRDLAAALSISRNSVVRAYDQLYAEGFIEGRVGDGTYVAQLPQTSTPAKKLSTKVSTGLSTGLPPGLSTNRPDLPVFSSSQVIHSGALARVENNHLALPPSGPPRAFRVGVPAFDLFPFDVWAKLNAAFWRKPDLQQLCYGDPAGDARLRGLIAAYLRSSRGMQCTAEQIVITSGAQQAISLCAQLLVEPGDEVAIENPGYRAAGHAFAVAGGQLHGVTVDSEGIDCAALNRLGGCRLAYVTPSHQYPTGVVMSLARRLELLAWAERTGGWIVEDDYDGEYRYSGAPLAPLAALDRTGRVLYVGTFGKVAFPALRLGYLVLPVGLVQAFARRRAVDVRHSEVSTQAVMAEFMATGHFQRHVRRMRRAAQSRLNALLAEWPADIEGVGRLPSVAAGLHLTVRVDSLAREQALIQQAAAVGVEVNGLSSYWLPESLTPQDQRAGLVLGFAAVPEAQISQALKRLGQVWQAPVAH, from the coding sequence ATGCCTGCGTTAGAACCACCGCTCTCGTTCAACCCGGCGGGTATCGAGTTGGACCGCCGCCAGGGACTCACCCGCCAGCTCTATCAGGCGCTGCGCCAGCGAGTACTGGATGGCCGGTTGGTCAGTGGCACCCGGCTCCCCGCCAGCCGTGACCTGGCGGCCGCGCTGTCGATCTCGCGCAACAGTGTGGTTCGCGCTTACGACCAACTGTATGCCGAAGGATTTATCGAAGGCCGCGTGGGTGATGGCACCTATGTGGCGCAATTGCCGCAGACGTCGACGCCCGCAAAAAAACTATCCACAAAAGTGTCCACAGGGTTATCAACAGGCTTACCCCCAGGTTTATCCACAAATCGGCCGGATTTACCTGTGTTTTCGTCCAGTCAAGTTATCCACAGCGGTGCGCTGGCGCGGGTGGAAAACAATCATTTGGCGCTTCCGCCCAGTGGTCCGCCGAGGGCTTTCAGGGTGGGCGTACCGGCTTTCGATCTGTTCCCGTTTGACGTGTGGGCCAAGCTGAATGCGGCTTTCTGGCGCAAGCCGGACTTGCAGCAACTGTGTTATGGCGACCCGGCGGGCGACGCGCGCCTGCGTGGATTGATTGCGGCCTATCTACGCAGTTCTCGCGGTATGCAGTGCACGGCTGAGCAAATAGTGATCACCAGTGGCGCGCAGCAGGCAATCAGCCTTTGTGCACAGCTGCTGGTGGAGCCCGGCGATGAGGTTGCCATCGAGAATCCGGGGTATCGGGCAGCAGGCCATGCGTTCGCGGTGGCGGGCGGCCAATTGCATGGCGTGACGGTGGACAGCGAGGGCATCGACTGCGCTGCCTTGAACCGCCTCGGCGGTTGCCGCCTGGCCTACGTCACCCCGTCCCATCAATACCCCACCGGCGTGGTGATGAGCCTGGCCCGGCGCCTGGAACTGCTGGCCTGGGCCGAGCGTACGGGCGGCTGGATCGTCGAGGATGACTACGACGGTGAGTACCGCTACAGCGGCGCGCCCCTGGCGCCACTGGCGGCCCTCGATCGTACGGGGCGGGTGCTGTATGTCGGGACCTTCGGCAAGGTGGCCTTTCCGGCGCTGCGCCTGGGTTACCTGGTGTTGCCGGTCGGCCTGGTCCAGGCCTTTGCCCGGCGCCGCGCGGTGGACGTGCGCCACTCGGAAGTCAGCACTCAGGCGGTGATGGCGGAGTTCATGGCGACCGGGCATTTCCAGCGCCATGTACGCCGCATGCGCCGCGCCGCGCAGAGCCGGCTCAATGCGCTATTGGCCGAATGGCCCGCCGACATTGAAGGCGTTGGCCGCCTGCCGTCGGTGGCGGCCGGGCTGCACCTGACCGTTCGGGTCGACAGCCTGGCGCGGGAACAGGCGCTGATCCAACAGGCGGCGGCGGTGGGTGTGGAGGTCAATGGCTTGAGCAGCTATTGGCTGCCGGAGTCACTCACGCCGCAGGATCAGCGTGCCGGATTGGTGTTGGGGTTTGCTGCCGTGCCCGAGGCGCAGATCAGCCAGGCGTTGAAGCGCTTGGGCCAGGTTTGGCAAGCGCCAGTTGCGCACTGA
- a CDS encoding FMN-binding negative transcriptional regulator: MYTPRAFALDDLPEIQQLIQHTRLAQLVTLGEQGLQASHLPLLLNPDEGPNGTLYGHMAKANRQWQDLQNGGEALVIFAGAEAYVSPSFYPAKAEHGKVVPTWNYIAVHAYGTGEVFTEAERLLELVSALTDRHEGNRAQPWKVSDAPADYIDGMLKAIVGFALPIQRLEGKRKLSQNRSPADIAGVRDGLAASTDVRDQTLARFIPKEPS; this comes from the coding sequence ATGTACACACCACGCGCCTTTGCCCTCGATGACTTGCCCGAAATCCAGCAACTGATCCAGCACACGCGCCTGGCGCAACTGGTGACCTTGGGCGAACAAGGCCTGCAAGCCAGCCATTTGCCGCTGCTGCTCAACCCGGATGAAGGGCCCAACGGCACCCTTTACGGGCACATGGCCAAGGCCAATCGCCAATGGCAGGACCTGCAAAATGGCGGCGAGGCCCTGGTGATTTTTGCCGGGGCCGAGGCCTACGTCAGTCCGTCGTTCTACCCGGCCAAGGCCGAACACGGCAAAGTGGTGCCGACCTGGAATTACATCGCGGTACACGCCTACGGCACCGGCGAAGTGTTCACCGAAGCCGAGCGCCTGCTCGAACTGGTCAGCGCCCTCACCGACCGCCATGAAGGCAATCGCGCCCAACCCTGGAAAGTCAGCGACGCCCCGGCCGACTACATCGACGGCATGCTCAAGGCCATTGTCGGCTTTGCCCTGCCGATCCAGCGCCTGGAAGGCAAACGCAAACTCAGCCAGAACCGCAGCCCGGCGGACATCGCCGGTGTTCGCGACGGCCTGGCCGCCAGCACCGACGTACGCGACCAGACCCTCGCCCGCTTTATTCCCAAGGAGCCATCATGA